In a single window of the Streptomyces sp. CGMCC 4.7035 genome:
- a CDS encoding glycosyltransferase, producing the protein MEQEKHLSPRVAWFTDCVLPPSETFVLNQLNALTDVKSALFGIRAVPGIEVPGRTFILDRDRSLGSVEKLTWSAFRRAPRFTAAVQDFAPDLLIAHHLPNAWRIARLAQRCRVPLVAVCHGSDLLEMGSEPFKYRGMQQLAQNWDRLIDVVRLFLPVSHFLGARLLAAGVPQSRVVPHYLGVPLPDGSRLGSPSESADVLFVGRLVENKGCHLLLKALGELGRRRRVTATIVGDGPERERLENEAAGLTSGVTVRFLGSRPHHFVRQAMREHRVVCVPSVEVASGASEGLGLVACEAAANARPVVAFHTGGLPETVAHEETGLLVPQRDVGALADALEYVLTDSTRAEAMGRAARRLAETKFNLAQQGRQLRETLSRHRLLGTA; encoded by the coding sequence GTGGAGCAGGAGAAGCACTTGTCGCCCCGAGTCGCTTGGTTCACCGATTGCGTACTCCCCCCCTCGGAGACTTTCGTCCTCAACCAGCTCAACGCCCTCACCGACGTGAAATCAGCGCTCTTCGGCATCCGCGCCGTTCCCGGCATCGAGGTACCCGGCCGGACGTTCATCCTCGACAGGGACCGTTCGCTGGGATCGGTGGAGAAGCTGACGTGGAGCGCATTCCGCCGCGCCCCCAGATTCACCGCGGCCGTTCAGGACTTCGCACCCGACCTGTTGATCGCACATCACTTGCCCAACGCGTGGCGGATCGCACGCCTCGCCCAGCGGTGCCGAGTCCCTCTGGTCGCCGTATGTCACGGATCGGACCTTCTGGAGATGGGCAGTGAACCCTTCAAGTACCGGGGAATGCAGCAACTGGCTCAGAACTGGGACCGGTTGATCGACGTCGTACGACTCTTTCTGCCGGTATCCCATTTCCTCGGCGCCCGACTTCTGGCGGCGGGGGTCCCTCAGTCTCGCGTTGTTCCCCACTACCTCGGCGTTCCGCTTCCCGATGGATCGCGCCTGGGGAGCCCGAGCGAGAGCGCGGACGTCCTCTTCGTGGGCAGACTGGTCGAGAACAAGGGCTGTCATCTGTTGCTCAAGGCCCTGGGGGAACTCGGGCGCCGCCGACGAGTCACAGCAACCATCGTCGGAGACGGACCGGAGAGAGAGCGCCTGGAGAACGAGGCGGCCGGCCTGACATCCGGCGTCACGGTCCGGTTCCTCGGGAGCCGGCCCCACCACTTCGTCCGTCAGGCGATGAGAGAGCACCGCGTCGTCTGTGTACCCAGTGTCGAGGTGGCTTCCGGAGCCTCTGAAGGCCTCGGGCTCGTGGCCTGTGAAGCAGCCGCGAACGCCCGGCCGGTGGTCGCGTTCCACACGGGCGGGCTGCCGGAAACGGTGGCGCACGAGGAGACGGGGCTGCTCGTCCCGCAGCGCGACGTGGGCGCGCTGGCCGACGCACTTGAATACGTGCTCACCGACAGCACTCGGGCGGAGGCGATGGGCAGAGCTGCCCGTCGGCTGGCCGAGACGAAGTTCAACCTGGCGCAGCAGGGAAGGCAGCTACGCGAAACGCTCTCCCGGCACAGGCT